One window of Streptomyces sp. NBC_00273 genomic DNA carries:
- the hpnD gene encoding presqualene diphosphate synthase HpnD produces the protein MSPTVEGLTHASAPVQAAYSYCEAVTGSQARNFAYGIRLLPTDKRQAMSALYAFSRRVDDIGDGTLAPEAKFARLEETRALLGRILAEEVDEDDTDPVAVALTHAARRFPIPLGGLDELIDGVLMDVRGETYETWDDLKTYCRCVAGAIGRLSLGVFGTVNGPGLAAAEAARAGEYADTLGLALQLTNILRDVREDAGNGRTYLPAEDLAKFGCSEGFRSDRMPAGSDFAGLVHHEVRRARALFAEGYRLLPMLDRRSGACVAAMAGIYRRLLDRIEREPEAVLRGRVSLPPHEKAYVAVRGLSGLDARTVSRQNTRRRA, from the coding sequence GTGAGCCCGACCGTGGAGGGCCTCACACACGCGTCCGCACCGGTCCAGGCCGCCTACAGCTACTGCGAGGCCGTCACCGGTTCACAGGCACGCAACTTCGCCTACGGCATCCGGCTGCTGCCGACCGACAAGCGGCAGGCGATGTCCGCGCTGTACGCCTTCTCGCGGCGGGTCGACGACATCGGCGACGGCACGCTGGCGCCCGAAGCCAAGTTCGCCCGGCTGGAGGAGACCCGCGCCCTGCTCGGGCGGATCCTCGCCGAGGAGGTCGACGAGGACGACACCGACCCGGTCGCCGTCGCCCTCACGCACGCCGCGCGCCGCTTCCCGATCCCGCTCGGCGGTCTCGACGAGCTCATCGACGGGGTCCTGATGGACGTCCGCGGCGAGACCTACGAGACCTGGGACGACCTCAAGACCTACTGCCGCTGCGTGGCCGGGGCCATCGGGCGGCTCTCGCTCGGCGTGTTCGGCACGGTGAACGGCCCGGGCCTCGCAGCTGCCGAAGCCGCGCGCGCCGGGGAGTACGCCGACACCCTCGGCCTCGCCCTGCAACTCACCAACATCCTGCGGGACGTTCGCGAGGACGCCGGCAACGGGCGGACCTACCTGCCCGCCGAGGACCTCGCCAAGTTCGGCTGCTCGGAAGGCTTCCGCAGCGACCGGATGCCCGCCGGCTCCGACTTCGCCGGACTCGTCCACCACGAAGTCCGGCGCGCCCGCGCCCTGTTCGCCGAGGGCTACCGGCTGCTGCCGATGCTCGACCGGCGCAGCGGCGCCTGCGTGGCCGCCATGGCCGGCATCTACCGGCGCCTGCTGGACCGCATCGAGCGGGAACCGGAGGCGGTGCTGCGGGGCCGCGTGTCGCTGCCGCCGCACGAGAAGGCGTACGTCGCCGTGCGCGGCCTGTCCGGCCTCGACGCACGCACCGTCTCCCGCCAGAACACCCGGAGGCGAGCCTGA
- a CDS encoding ABC transporter permease, translating to MSDTTHDGALATSRPLSDDAGLSPAELARKYGLSVSGARPGLGEYVRQLWGRRHFIMAFSRAKLVAQYSQAKLGQVWQVATPLLNAVVYWLIFGLILQAGRDMPKDVYIPFLVMGIFVFTFTQSSLMAGVRAISGNLGLVRALHFPRAALPVSFSLQQLQQLLYSMIVVFIVALCFGNYPQLSWLLVIPTLALQFVFNTGLAMIFARAGSKTPDLAQLMPFVMRTWMYASGVMFPIGVYLKHQPQWISDLLLWNPVAIYMDLIRFALIKDYTAENLPPHVWAFAVGWAVVIGIGGFVYFWKSEERYGRG from the coding sequence GTGAGTGACACAACCCACGACGGCGCCCTCGCCACGAGCAGGCCGCTGTCCGACGACGCGGGGCTGAGCCCCGCGGAGCTCGCCAGGAAGTACGGCCTCTCGGTCAGCGGCGCCCGGCCGGGCCTGGGCGAATACGTGCGGCAGCTCTGGGGCCGGCGCCACTTCATCATGGCCTTCTCCCGGGCCAAGCTGGTCGCGCAGTACAGCCAGGCGAAGCTCGGCCAGGTCTGGCAGGTGGCGACCCCGCTGCTGAACGCGGTCGTCTACTGGCTGATCTTCGGTCTGATCCTCCAAGCCGGCCGTGACATGCCCAAGGACGTCTACATCCCGTTCCTGGTGATGGGCATCTTCGTCTTCACCTTCACGCAGAGCTCGCTGATGGCGGGCGTCCGGGCGATCTCCGGGAACCTCGGCCTGGTGCGGGCGCTGCACTTCCCGCGCGCCGCCCTGCCGGTGTCCTTCTCGCTCCAGCAGCTCCAGCAGCTGCTGTACTCGATGATCGTCGTCTTCATCGTCGCCCTCTGCTTCGGCAACTACCCGCAGCTCTCCTGGCTGCTGGTGATCCCGACGCTCGCGCTCCAGTTCGTCTTCAACACCGGCCTCGCCATGATCTTCGCGCGGGCGGGTTCCAAGACCCCCGACCTGGCGCAGCTGATGCCGTTCGTGATGCGTACCTGGATGTACGCCTCCGGCGTCATGTTCCCGATCGGGGTCTACCTCAAGCACCAGCCGCAGTGGATCAGCGATCTGCTGCTGTGGAACCCGGTCGCGATCTACATGGACCTCATCCGGTTCGCCCTGATCAAGGACTACACCGCCGAGAACCTGCCTCCGCACGTGTGGGCCTTCGCCGTGGGCTGGGCCGTGGTGATCGGCATCGGCGGCTTCGTGTACTTCTGGAAGTCTGAGGAGCGTTACGGCCGTGGCTGA
- the hpnC gene encoding squalene synthase HpnC, with the protein MSATLDKAAAENFPVAPVFLPRAWRDGLTAVYGYARLVDDIGDGDLAPGGHDAVLLGLDPAAVDDRLAMLDALEADLHRVFNGSGSPAGAPRHPLLQALRPVVRAHDLTPEPFLGLIEANRQDQRVARYETYADLVGYCELSANPVGRLVLSLTGTSTPERIRRSDAVCTALQIVEHLQDVAEDLGRDRIYLPAEDLRRFHVTEAELAAPSAGASVRSLIAFETERARELLDEGTPLVGSVHGRLRLLLAGFVGGGRAALRAVTAAGFDVLPGPPKPTKHGLLREVAAVLRTAPRKG; encoded by the coding sequence GTGAGTGCCACCCTCGACAAGGCGGCGGCGGAGAACTTCCCCGTCGCTCCCGTCTTCCTCCCCCGCGCCTGGCGCGACGGACTGACGGCCGTCTACGGGTACGCGCGCCTCGTCGACGACATCGGCGACGGCGACCTGGCCCCCGGCGGGCACGACGCCGTACTCCTCGGTCTCGACCCCGCCGCGGTCGACGACCGGCTCGCCATGCTCGACGCACTCGAAGCGGACCTGCACCGTGTCTTCAACGGTTCCGGCAGCCCCGCCGGCGCGCCGCGGCACCCGCTGCTGCAGGCCCTGCGGCCCGTCGTCCGCGCCCACGACCTGACCCCCGAGCCGTTCCTCGGGCTGATCGAGGCCAACCGCCAGGACCAGCGGGTCGCGCGCTACGAGACGTACGCCGACCTGGTCGGCTACTGCGAGTTGTCCGCGAACCCGGTCGGCCGCCTGGTGCTCTCCCTCACCGGCACCAGCACCCCCGAACGGATCCGCCGCTCCGACGCCGTCTGCACCGCCCTGCAGATCGTCGAACACCTCCAGGACGTCGCCGAGGACCTCGGCCGCGACCGGATCTACCTGCCCGCCGAGGACCTGCGCCGCTTCCACGTGACCGAGGCGGAGCTCGCGGCCCCGTCCGCCGGCGCGTCCGTACGCTCCCTGATCGCGTTCGAAACCGAGCGCGCACGCGAGCTGCTGGACGAAGGCACCCCGCTCGTGGGGAGCGTGCACGGCAGACTCCGGCTGTTGCTCGCGGGCTTCGTGGGAGGCGGGCGTGCGGCCCTCCGAGCCGTCACCGCCGCCGGTTTCGACGTACTCCCCGGCCCGCCCAAGCCCACCAAGCACGGCCTGCTCCGCGAGGTGGCCGCCGTCCTGCGCACAGCGCCGAGAAAGGGGTGA
- the hpnH gene encoding adenosyl-hopene transferase HpnH has product MAMPLRQSIRVGTYLLEQKLRKREKFPLIVELEPLYACNLACEGCGKIQHPAGVLKQRMPVAQAVGAVLESGAPMVSIAGGEPLMHPQIHEIVRQLVARRKYVFLCTNAMLLRKKIEKFTPSPYFAFAVHIDGLRERHDESVAKEGVFDEAVAAIKEAKKRGFRVTTNSTFFNTDTPQTIIEVLNYLNDDLQVDEMMISPAYAYEKAPDQEHFLGVEQTRELFRKAFAGGNRRRWRLNHSPLFLDFLEGKADFPCTAWAIPNYSLFGWQRPCYLMSDGYVPTYRELINDTDWDKYGRGKDPRCANCMAHCGYEPTAVLATMGSLKESLRAARETIASNRDKSA; this is encoded by the coding sequence ATGGCCATGCCGCTGCGCCAGTCCATCAGGGTCGGGACGTATCTTCTCGAACAGAAGCTCCGCAAGCGCGAGAAGTTCCCGCTGATCGTCGAACTGGAACCGCTCTACGCCTGCAACCTGGCCTGTGAGGGGTGCGGGAAGATCCAGCACCCGGCCGGGGTGCTCAAGCAGCGCATGCCGGTCGCCCAGGCGGTCGGCGCCGTGCTGGAGTCCGGTGCGCCCATGGTGTCCATCGCGGGCGGCGAGCCCTTGATGCACCCGCAGATCCACGAGATCGTCCGGCAGTTGGTAGCGAGGCGGAAGTACGTATTCCTCTGCACCAACGCGATGCTGCTGCGCAAGAAGATCGAGAAGTTCACCCCTTCCCCGTATTTCGCCTTCGCCGTGCACATCGACGGCCTGCGCGAGCGCCACGACGAGTCGGTGGCCAAGGAAGGCGTCTTCGACGAGGCGGTCGCCGCCATCAAGGAGGCGAAGAAGCGCGGGTTCCGGGTGACCACCAACTCCACCTTCTTCAACACCGACACCCCGCAGACGATCATCGAGGTGCTCAACTACCTCAATGACGACCTCCAGGTCGACGAAATGATGATCTCGCCCGCCTATGCCTACGAAAAGGCCCCCGACCAGGAGCATTTCCTGGGCGTCGAACAGACCCGAGAACTCTTCAGGAAGGCCTTCGCGGGCGGCAACCGGCGGCGCTGGCGGCTCAACCACTCCCCGCTCTTCCTGGACTTCCTGGAAGGGAAAGCCGATTTCCCCTGCACGGCCTGGGCCATTCCGAATTACTCCCTCTTCGGCTGGCAGCGCCCCTGCTATCTGATGAGCGACGGCTACGTACCGACGTACCGCGAGCTCATCAACGACACCGACTGGGACAAGTACGGCCGCGGAAAGGACCCGCGCTGCGCGAACTGCATGGCGCACTGCGGCTACGAGCCGACCGCCGTCCTCGCCACCATGGGCTCCCTGAAGGAATCCCTGCGCGCGGCCCGGGAAACGATCGCCAGCAACCGGGACAAGTCGGCATGA
- a CDS encoding ABC transporter ATP-binding protein: protein MADNTQGRVPTVIADGVHIVYRVNTGSSGKGAATAALSKIVRRKKGDAPGVRRVHAVRGVSFTAYRGEAIGLIGSNGSGKSTLLRAIAGLLPCEEGKVYTDGQPSLLGVNAALMNDLTGERNVVLGGLAMGMSREQIKQRYQSIVDFSGINEKGDFISLPMRTYSSGMAARLRFSIAAAKDHDVLMIDEALATGDRSFQVRSEDRIRELRQKAGTVFLVSHNNKSIRDTCDRVLWLEKGELLMDGPTEEVVSAYEKATNG, encoded by the coding sequence GTGGCTGACAACACCCAGGGGCGCGTCCCCACCGTGATCGCGGACGGCGTCCACATCGTCTACCGGGTCAACACCGGCAGCAGCGGCAAGGGCGCGGCCACCGCCGCGCTCAGCAAGATAGTCCGCCGGAAGAAGGGCGACGCCCCGGGCGTCCGGCGGGTCCACGCCGTGCGCGGCGTCTCCTTCACCGCCTACCGCGGCGAGGCGATCGGCCTCATCGGCTCCAACGGCTCCGGCAAGTCCACCCTGCTGCGCGCCATCGCGGGCCTGCTGCCCTGCGAGGAGGGCAAGGTCTACACCGACGGCCAGCCCTCGCTGCTGGGCGTCAACGCGGCCCTGATGAACGACCTCACCGGTGAGCGGAACGTCGTTCTCGGCGGTCTCGCGATGGGCATGAGCCGCGAGCAGATCAAGCAGCGTTACCAGAGCATCGTCGACTTCTCGGGCATCAACGAGAAGGGCGACTTCATCTCCCTGCCGATGCGTACCTATTCCTCCGGTATGGCGGCGCGCCTGCGCTTCTCGATCGCGGCGGCCAAGGACCACGACGTTCTGATGATCGACGAGGCCCTGGCCACCGGTGACCGCAGCTTCCAGGTGCGTTCGGAGGACCGGATCCGCGAACTGCGGCAGAAGGCCGGCACGGTCTTCCTGGTGAGCCACAACAACAAGTCCATCCGCGACACCTGTGACCGCGTGCTGTGGCTGGAGAAGGGCGAGCTCCTGATGGACGGGCCCACCGAGGAAGTCGTCTCGGCATACGAGAAGGCCACCAACGGCTGA
- the shc gene encoding squalene--hopene cyclase, with product MTATTDGSAEGAGAGSESTPGAQGLPAGPGVGRARGPAAEPGPPAPSRAGRAGPRAEYGPPGTAGAQGARSAPSTAEPGPLAPPAGRQGVATMPPAAKPGGQPAPNTGRGGGRARTVDPSPGPGPDRPGRTTADLPRPPDGTRPGVYEAAARATRNLLDRQDPEGWWKGDLETNVTMDAEDLLLRQFLGIRDEATTRAAALFIRGEQREDGTWATFHGGPAELSATIEAYVALRLAGDAPDAPHMTRASAWIRAHGGIAAARVFTRIWLALFGWWNWEHLPELPPELVFLPPWVPLNIYDFGCWARQTIVPLTVVSALRPVRPAPFALDELHADARTPYPARRLAPLTSWDGAFQRMDKALHVYRRFAPRRLRKAAMATAGRWIVERQENDGCWGGIQPPAVYSVIALHLLGYDLGHPVMRAGLESLERFAVWRADGARMIEACQSPVWDTCLAAIALADAGLRPDHPALVKAADWMLGEEIVRTGDWAVRRPGLAPGGWAFEFHNDTYPDIDDTAEVVLALRRVKHPDPARVEAAIARGVSWTLGMQSRNGAWGAFDADNTSPLPNKLPFCDFGEVIDPPSADVTAHVVEMLAFEGRAGDARTRRGIAWLMDEQEENGGWFGRWGTNYVYGTGSVVPALAAAGISPGHPAIRRAVRWLESVQNEDGGWGEDQRSYKDRSWAGKGASTASQTAWALMALLSAGEREGRAVERGIAHLVQTQKEDGTWDEPYFTGTGFPWDFSINYHLYRQVFPLTALGRYLYGEPFATAGAHPAAVGEA from the coding sequence ATGACAGCGACGACCGACGGCAGCGCCGAGGGCGCCGGCGCCGGCAGCGAATCCACCCCGGGGGCCCAAGGCCTCCCGGCAGGCCCCGGCGTGGGGCGCGCCCGTGGTCCGGCCGCGGAACCGGGTCCGCCCGCCCCGTCCCGTGCGGGCCGGGCAGGCCCGCGGGCCGAGTACGGCCCGCCGGGCACGGCCGGCGCGCAGGGCGCCCGTTCCGCCCCGTCGACGGCCGAACCGGGCCCGTTGGCCCCGCCCGCCGGCCGGCAGGGCGTGGCCACGATGCCGCCCGCGGCGAAGCCGGGCGGCCAGCCCGCGCCGAACACCGGCCGGGGCGGCGGCCGTGCCCGCACCGTGGACCCGTCCCCCGGCCCGGGGCCCGACCGGCCGGGCCGGACCACCGCGGACCTGCCCCGGCCGCCGGACGGCACCCGGCCGGGGGTGTACGAGGCCGCCGCGCGGGCCACCCGCAACCTGCTGGACCGCCAGGACCCCGAAGGCTGGTGGAAGGGCGACCTGGAGACCAACGTCACCATGGACGCGGAGGACCTGCTGCTGCGGCAGTTCCTCGGGATCCGGGACGAGGCCACCACCCGGGCCGCCGCCCTCTTCATCCGCGGCGAACAGCGCGAGGACGGGACCTGGGCCACCTTCCACGGCGGACCGGCCGAACTGTCCGCCACCATCGAGGCCTACGTCGCGCTGCGCCTCGCCGGGGACGCGCCGGACGCCCCGCACATGACCCGTGCCTCGGCCTGGATCAGGGCCCACGGCGGGATCGCCGCCGCCCGCGTCTTCACCCGGATCTGGCTGGCCCTCTTCGGCTGGTGGAACTGGGAGCACCTGCCCGAACTCCCGCCCGAGCTGGTCTTCCTGCCGCCCTGGGTGCCCCTGAACATCTACGACTTCGGCTGCTGGGCCCGCCAGACCATCGTCCCGCTCACCGTGGTCTCCGCACTGCGCCCGGTCCGCCCGGCCCCCTTCGCCCTCGACGAGCTGCACGCCGACGCGCGGACGCCCTACCCGGCCAGGAGACTCGCCCCGCTGACCAGCTGGGACGGCGCCTTCCAGCGGATGGACAAGGCCCTGCACGTCTACCGGCGGTTCGCTCCGCGCCGGCTGCGCAAGGCCGCGATGGCCACTGCCGGCCGCTGGATCGTCGAACGCCAGGAGAACGACGGCTGCTGGGGCGGGATCCAGCCGCCCGCCGTGTACTCGGTCATCGCCCTGCACCTGCTCGGCTACGACCTCGGGCATCCGGTGATGCGCGCCGGACTGGAGTCCCTGGAACGGTTCGCGGTGTGGCGCGCGGACGGCGCCCGGATGATCGAGGCCTGTCAGTCCCCGGTGTGGGACACCTGCCTCGCCGCGATCGCCCTGGCCGACGCGGGCCTGCGCCCCGACCACCCGGCGCTGGTCAAGGCCGCCGACTGGATGCTCGGCGAGGAGATCGTCCGCACGGGCGACTGGGCCGTGCGCCGGCCCGGGCTCGCCCCCGGCGGCTGGGCGTTCGAGTTCCACAACGACACCTACCCCGACATCGACGACACGGCCGAGGTGGTCCTCGCCCTGCGCCGGGTCAAGCACCCGGACCCGGCCCGGGTCGAGGCGGCCATCGCCCGCGGCGTGTCCTGGACCCTCGGCATGCAGTCGAGGAACGGGGCGTGGGGCGCCTTCGACGCCGACAACACCAGCCCCCTCCCGAACAAGCTGCCCTTCTGCGACTTCGGCGAGGTCATCGACCCGCCCTCGGCCGACGTCACCGCCCACGTGGTGGAGATGCTCGCCTTCGAGGGCCGTGCGGGAGACGCCCGGACCCGGCGCGGCATCGCCTGGCTGATGGACGAACAGGAGGAGAACGGCGGCTGGTTCGGCCGCTGGGGCACCAACTACGTCTACGGCACCGGCTCGGTGGTCCCGGCCCTCGCCGCCGCCGGGATCTCCCCGGGGCATCCCGCGATCCGGCGGGCCGTGCGCTGGCTGGAGTCCGTACAGAACGAGGACGGCGGGTGGGGCGAGGACCAGCGTTCCTACAAGGACCGGTCCTGGGCCGGGAAGGGCGCCTCCACCGCCTCGCAGACCGCCTGGGCGCTGATGGCCCTGCTGTCGGCCGGTGAGCGCGAGGGCAGGGCCGTGGAGCGGGGCATCGCCCACCTGGTGCAGACCCAGAAGGAGGACGGCACCTGGGACGAGCCGTACTTCACCGGCACCGGCTTCCCGTGGGACTTCTCCATCAACTACCACCTGTACCGGCAGGTGTTCCCGCTCACCGCGCTCGGCCGCTATCTGTACGGGGAACCGTTCGCCACGGCCGGAGCGCACCCGGCAGCGGTCGGGGAGGCGTGA
- a CDS encoding polyprenyl synthetase family protein, whose product MTSTISSTGTTSTTSTASTGTRGEPVNPGNPAVENTDASVGTAGGGVEKADTIALLERGRTLSTPALRAAVDRLAAPMDTVAAYHFGWIDAQGNAADGDGGKAVRPALALLSAEAAGAAAEVGIPGAVAVELVHNFSLLHDDLMDGDEQRRHRDTVWKVHGPAQAILVGDALFALANEVLLELGTVEAGRATRRLTTASRKLIDGQAQDISYEHRERVSVEECLEMEGNKTGALLACAVSIGAVLGGADDRTADKLEEYGYHLGLAFQAIDDLLGIWGDPEATGKQTWSDLRQRKKSLPVVAALAAGGEASEQLAELLAADAKSSDFENFSEEEFAARAALIEAAGGRQWTADEARRQHAVAIRALDDVDMPQRVREQLVALADFVVVRKR is encoded by the coding sequence ATGACGAGCACCATCAGCAGCACCGGCACCACTAGCACCACCAGCACCGCAAGTACAGGAACAAGAGGAGAGCCAGTGAACCCGGGGAACCCGGCTGTCGAGAACACGGATGCCAGTGTGGGCACAGCCGGAGGGGGCGTGGAGAAGGCGGACACGATCGCGCTCCTGGAACGCGGCCGTACGCTCTCGACCCCCGCGCTCCGCGCCGCCGTCGACCGGCTCGCGGCGCCCATGGACACCGTCGCCGCCTACCACTTCGGCTGGATCGACGCCCAGGGCAACGCGGCGGACGGCGACGGCGGCAAGGCCGTGCGTCCCGCGCTCGCGCTGCTCTCCGCCGAAGCCGCGGGCGCCGCGGCCGAGGTCGGCATCCCCGGCGCCGTCGCGGTCGAGCTCGTGCACAACTTCTCGCTGCTGCACGACGACCTGATGGACGGCGACGAGCAGCGCCGCCACCGCGACACCGTGTGGAAGGTCCACGGACCGGCCCAGGCCATCCTGGTCGGCGACGCCCTGTTCGCCCTCGCCAACGAGGTCCTGCTGGAACTCGGCACCGTCGAGGCCGGCCGCGCCACCCGCCGCCTGACCACCGCCAGCCGCAAGCTCATCGACGGCCAGGCGCAGGACATCTCCTACGAGCACCGCGAGCGCGTCAGCGTCGAGGAGTGCCTGGAGATGGAGGGCAACAAGACCGGCGCGCTCCTCGCCTGCGCGGTGTCCATCGGCGCGGTGCTCGGCGGCGCGGACGACCGCACCGCCGACAAGCTGGAGGAGTACGGCTACCACCTGGGCCTGGCCTTCCAGGCCATCGACGACCTGCTCGGCATCTGGGGCGACCCGGAGGCGACCGGCAAGCAGACCTGGAGCGACCTGCGCCAGCGCAAGAAGTCCCTGCCGGTGGTCGCCGCACTCGCCGCCGGCGGGGAGGCCTCCGAGCAGCTCGCCGAACTGCTCGCCGCCGACGCCAAGAGCAGCGACTTCGAGAACTTCTCGGAGGAGGAGTTCGCGGCCCGCGCGGCCCTCATCGAGGCGGCCGGCGGCCGCCAGTGGACCGCCGACGAGGCGCGCCGCCAGCACGCCGTCGCGATCCGGGCCCTGGACGACGTCGACATGCCGCAGCGCGTGCGCGAGCAGCTCGTGGCCCTCGCGGACTTCGTCGTCGTGCGCAAGAGGTGA
- the hpnE gene encoding hydroxysqualene dehydroxylase HpnE, which translates to MTGFEQHAVVVGGGLAGVTTALELADAGLRVTLLEGRPRLGGLAFSFKRGDLEVDNGQHVYLRCCTGYRWFLDRIDGAALAPLQDRLDVPVLDVARPGGPRLGRLRRSALPVPLHLAGSLARYRHLSLAERLSVGRAALALRRLDPTDPALDGVDFATWLGRYGQSARTIEALWDLVGIATLNATAEQSSLGLAAMVFKTGLLSEKGAADIGWARVPLGELHDTLARKALDAAGVRTELRTRVTDISRMPEGAWRIDTEDESLEAGTVVLAVPQREAHGLLPADALPDRDTLLDIGTAPILNVHVVYDRKVLKQPFFAALGSPVQWVFDRTESSGLPDGGQYLALSQSVAQDDIDEPVSVLRAKYLPELERLLPAARDAKVRDFFVTRERTATFAPTPGVGRLRPGARTDTPGLYLAGAWTATGWPATMESAVRSGLSAAHAALAALGRHREHPLQEAA; encoded by the coding sequence ATGACCGGCTTCGAACAGCACGCCGTCGTCGTGGGCGGCGGACTCGCCGGGGTCACCACCGCCCTCGAACTCGCCGACGCCGGGCTCCGCGTCACCCTGCTCGAGGGCCGCCCCCGGCTCGGCGGGCTCGCCTTCTCCTTCAAGCGCGGCGACCTCGAAGTCGACAACGGCCAGCACGTCTACCTGCGCTGCTGCACCGGCTACCGGTGGTTCCTCGACCGCATCGACGGCGCCGCCCTCGCACCCCTGCAGGACCGGCTCGACGTACCCGTCCTGGACGTCGCCCGCCCCGGCGGACCGCGCCTGGGCCGGCTGCGCCGCAGCGCCCTGCCCGTGCCCCTGCACCTGGCCGGATCGCTCGCCCGCTACCGGCACCTCTCCCTCGCCGAACGGCTGAGCGTCGGCCGCGCCGCCCTCGCGCTGCGCCGCCTGGACCCCACCGACCCGGCGCTCGACGGCGTGGACTTCGCGACCTGGCTCGGCCGCTACGGGCAGTCCGCCCGCACGATCGAGGCCCTCTGGGACCTGGTCGGCATCGCCACCCTGAACGCCACCGCCGAGCAGTCCTCACTGGGCCTGGCCGCCATGGTCTTCAAGACCGGCCTGCTCTCCGAGAAGGGCGCCGCCGACATCGGCTGGGCCCGGGTACCGCTGGGCGAACTGCACGACACCCTCGCCCGCAAGGCGCTCGACGCGGCCGGCGTACGGACCGAGCTGCGCACCCGCGTCACGGACATCTCCCGCATGCCCGAGGGGGCGTGGCGGATCGACACCGAGGACGAGTCCCTGGAGGCGGGCACCGTCGTGCTCGCCGTCCCGCAGCGCGAGGCGCACGGGCTGCTGCCCGCCGACGCCCTCCCCGACCGCGACACGCTCCTGGACATCGGCACCGCGCCCATCCTCAACGTCCACGTGGTCTACGACCGCAAGGTGCTCAAGCAGCCCTTCTTCGCCGCCCTCGGCTCCCCGGTCCAGTGGGTCTTCGACCGTACGGAATCCTCCGGACTCCCCGACGGCGGCCAGTACTTGGCCCTGTCCCAGTCCGTCGCCCAGGACGACATCGACGAGCCCGTCTCGGTCCTGCGCGCCAAGTACCTGCCCGAGCTGGAGCGGCTGTTGCCCGCCGCGCGCGACGCCAAGGTACGGGACTTCTTCGTCACCCGGGAGCGGACGGCCACCTTCGCCCCCACCCCCGGCGTCGGCCGACTGCGCCCCGGGGCGCGCACCGACACGCCGGGGCTCTATCTCGCCGGTGCGTGGACTGCCACGGGCTGGCCCGCGACCATGGAGAGCGCCGTCCGGAGCGGACTGAGCGCGGCCCACGCCGCACTCGCCGCGCTCGGCCGCCACCGCGAACACCCTCTGCAGGAGGCGGCATGA
- a CDS encoding phosphorylase family protein: protein MSAAGGDRARGPDPLLVACALRIEQAALRSACRGQGRGSAGGHVLLRTGMGPRAAERAVGRALDRPGLDLAAVLATGFCAGLVPGMHPGDLVVAEETRDPLGTVTCTGSAVLAEALARAVPGRTVHRGALIGSDHVVRGQERAHLRATGAIAVDMESAATLWTASRGGGRPVAAVRVIVDAPEHELVRIGTVRGGISAFRVLRAVLPAFHEWHRSLLLPRR, encoded by the coding sequence ATGTCCGCCGCCGGCGGGGACCGGGCCCGCGGCCCCGACCCGCTGCTGGTGGCCTGCGCGCTGCGCATCGAGCAGGCGGCGCTGCGCAGCGCCTGCCGCGGCCAGGGGCGCGGGTCGGCCGGCGGGCACGTCCTGCTGCGCACCGGGATGGGTCCGCGCGCGGCCGAGCGGGCCGTCGGCCGGGCACTGGACCGGCCGGGACTGGACCTCGCCGCCGTCCTCGCGACGGGGTTCTGCGCCGGGCTGGTCCCCGGCATGCACCCCGGGGACCTCGTCGTCGCCGAGGAGACCCGGGACCCGCTGGGGACCGTCACCTGCACCGGTAGCGCCGTGCTCGCCGAAGCACTGGCCCGGGCCGTGCCGGGCCGGACGGTGCACCGCGGCGCACTGATCGGATCCGACCACGTCGTCCGCGGCCAGGAACGCGCGCACCTGCGCGCCACCGGCGCCATCGCGGTCGACATGGAGTCCGCGGCCACCTTGTGGACCGCCAGCCGGGGCGGCGGTCGTCCGGTTGCGGCCGTCCGGGTGATCGTGGACGCTCCGGAGCACGAGCTCGTCCGTATCGGCACGGTTCGCGGGGGAATATCGGCCTTCCGTGTCCTGCGTGCCGTACTGCCCGCGTTTCATGAATGGCACCGTTCGTTGCTGCTCCCCAGGAGGTGA